From the Chitinolyticbacter meiyuanensis genome, one window contains:
- a CDS encoding NAD(P)/FAD-dependent oxidoreductase, which produces MQYDVIIIGGSYAGLSAGLPLARARRRVLVVDAGERRNRYAEASHGLLTNDGKAPGDIAAQGKAELLNYPTVTWLQAEATAVTRVAEGFRLSTSAGEDVTASRLILALGVVDELPAVPGLAERWGRQVFHCPYCHGYELNQQPVGVLATSELAMHQALMLPDWGPTTLFLNDVFTPDAQQRQALQRRGVTVIEGQIAAIGGERAEVQLADGRRHALAGLFIQSRTRIASPLPAQLGCVLEQGPLGAFLKVDAMQQTSAPGVFACGDAARGAGSVPLAVGDGAIAGTAAHRSLMFETL; this is translated from the coding sequence ATGCAGTACGACGTGATCATCATCGGTGGGAGCTATGCCGGCCTATCGGCTGGCCTGCCACTGGCCAGGGCCCGCCGGCGGGTACTGGTCGTGGATGCCGGCGAGCGGCGCAACCGCTATGCCGAGGCTTCGCACGGCTTGTTGACCAATGACGGCAAGGCCCCTGGCGACATCGCGGCCCAAGGCAAAGCCGAACTGCTGAACTACCCCACAGTGACCTGGCTGCAGGCCGAGGCCACGGCGGTGACGCGTGTAGCGGAAGGTTTCCGGCTCAGCACATCGGCCGGCGAAGACGTCACCGCCAGCCGCCTGATCCTGGCGCTGGGCGTGGTCGACGAGCTACCAGCCGTGCCCGGCCTTGCCGAGCGCTGGGGCCGGCAGGTATTCCACTGCCCCTACTGCCACGGCTACGAACTCAACCAGCAGCCGGTCGGCGTGCTCGCCACGTCCGAGCTCGCCATGCATCAGGCGCTGATGTTGCCGGACTGGGGGCCGACCACGCTGTTCCTCAACGACGTGTTCACGCCCGATGCGCAGCAACGGCAAGCGTTGCAGCGGCGCGGTGTGACCGTAATCGAGGGGCAGATTGCGGCCATTGGCGGCGAACGGGCCGAGGTGCAATTGGCGGATGGCCGCCGCCATGCGCTCGCGGGATTGTTCATCCAGAGCCGTACCCGCATTGCCAGCCCACTGCCGGCGCAGCTCGGATGCGTGCTCGAACAGGGGCCGCTCGGCGCCTTCCTCAAGGTGGATGCCATGCAACAGACCAGCGCGCCCGGCGTCTTCGCCTGCGGTGATGCCGCACGTGGTGCCGGATCGGTGCCATTGGCGGTCGGCGACGGCGCCATCGCCGGCACCGCGGCACATCGCTCGCTGATGTTCGAAACGCTATGA
- a CDS encoding MAPEG family protein, with translation MTVAEYCILVACLLPIACAWIAKSRGFDNHNPRQWQAGLSGWQARAHAAQLNSFEVLPIFIAGVLVAERALHAQATIDGLAIAFIATRLGYITAYLTDKAALRSLLWLAGMGCCIAMFFMR, from the coding sequence CTGACTGTTGCCGAATACTGCATCCTCGTTGCCTGCCTGCTGCCGATCGCCTGCGCCTGGATCGCCAAATCCAGGGGTTTTGACAACCACAACCCGCGGCAATGGCAGGCGGGGCTTTCTGGATGGCAGGCACGCGCCCATGCAGCACAGCTGAACAGTTTTGAAGTGCTGCCCATTTTCATTGCCGGCGTGCTGGTGGCCGAGCGGGCGCTGCATGCGCAAGCCACCATCGATGGGCTCGCCATCGCCTTCATCGCCACCCGGCTTGGCTATATCACGGCCTATCTCACCGACAAGGCTGCATTGCGATCGTTGTTGTGGCTGGCAGGCATGGGCTGCTGCATTGCGATGTTTTTTATGCGCTAG
- a CDS encoding polysaccharide deacetylase family protein yields the protein MRWQTAVITLVTFLVLALAAAGWWRYGYVPASPTPSSVPEHTPKPRQYVRTPFTPHWDQVPLAEFERQAKRFPGQLWLEGPTHRKLIALTFDDGPTYNTPRLLDVLARHKVKATFFWLGREMQRFPDAVRRAAREGHLLGNHTWDHPDISGLDETTLWEEQVGMTQAVFKQILGTTPHLMRPPYGRIADWQVDFMRRQGLRVIQWSVDPQDWNRARMAFGSHLIERDVQDYIHPEAIVLMHDGGGPREDTVAAVDRLIPWLRAAGYEFATIDQLIDTRPFTGSAQPRPLPVLPVDEFAG from the coding sequence ATGCGCTGGCAAACCGCAGTGATCACCCTCGTGACCTTCCTCGTGCTGGCGCTCGCCGCAGCCGGGTGGTGGCGCTATGGCTACGTGCCGGCGTCGCCCACGCCTTCCAGCGTGCCCGAGCACACACCCAAGCCGCGGCAATATGTGCGTACCCCGTTCACTCCGCATTGGGACCAGGTACCGCTCGCTGAATTCGAGCGCCAGGCCAAGCGCTTCCCCGGCCAGTTGTGGCTGGAAGGGCCGACCCATCGCAAGCTGATCGCCCTCACTTTCGACGATGGCCCCACCTACAACACGCCGCGCCTGTTGGATGTGCTGGCACGGCACAAGGTGAAGGCCACTTTCTTCTGGCTGGGCCGGGAGATGCAGCGTTTTCCGGATGCCGTGCGCCGCGCCGCGCGCGAGGGCCACCTGCTGGGCAACCACACCTGGGATCACCCGGACATCAGCGGGCTCGATGAGACGACGCTGTGGGAGGAACAGGTTGGCATGACGCAGGCGGTGTTCAAGCAGATCCTCGGCACCACGCCGCACCTGATGCGCCCACCCTACGGCCGCATCGCCGACTGGCAAGTGGACTTCATGCGCCGGCAGGGCCTACGGGTGATCCAGTGGTCGGTCGATCCACAGGACTGGAACCGCGCGCGCATGGCCTTCGGCAGTCATTTGATCGAGCGCGATGTGCAGGATTACATCCACCCCGAGGCTATCGTGCTGATGCACGACGGCGGCGGCCCGCGCGAAGACACCGTGGCCGCAGTTGATCGGCTGATCCCCTGGCTGCGCGCCGCAGGCTACGAGTTCGCCACCATCGACCAGCTGATCGATACCCGGCCGTTCACCGGATCGGCCCAGCCGCGGCCGTTGCCGGTGCTGCCGGTCGATGAATTTGCGGGCTGA
- a CDS encoding carbohydrate ABC transporter permease, with product MAKPGVRPLTGWLFVAPCALVFAVFTLWPMLFNGWLAFQDYFIAERVAAWNDFANFVTLYKSATFRLSITNSLLMLLTVPIIQAGALGLALLVHRKLPGIAFFRATFYLPVVITVSIAAIVWRYVFHYDGMLNWLLTAIGVFEPGHGPQWLDQHVPALIAVMLFAFWKNVGYYMVLYLVGLAAIPRELTEAAVLDGAGPRARFIHITLPMLAPVIVLCTLLSTIAALKTFQEVLTLTGGSGETVTALYFVYNMAFSGFNFGAAGAAALLFTLVCLAVALVQVRVMGRHNPFRRPA from the coding sequence ATGGCCAAGCCCGGCGTGCGTCCACTCACCGGTTGGCTGTTCGTTGCGCCGTGCGCGCTGGTGTTCGCCGTGTTCACGTTGTGGCCCATGCTGTTCAACGGCTGGCTGGCCTTCCAGGATTATTTCATCGCCGAGCGCGTGGCGGCCTGGAACGATTTCGCCAATTTCGTCACGCTGTACAAGTCCGCCACCTTCCGGCTCTCCATCACCAATTCGCTGCTGATGCTGCTGACGGTGCCCATCATTCAGGCCGGTGCGCTGGGCTTGGCGCTGTTGGTGCACCGCAAGCTGCCCGGCATTGCCTTTTTCCGGGCCACCTTCTATCTGCCCGTGGTGATCACGGTTTCCATCGCCGCCATCGTCTGGCGCTATGTGTTCCACTACGACGGCATGCTCAACTGGCTGCTCACCGCCATCGGCGTGTTCGAGCCGGGCCACGGCCCGCAATGGCTGGACCAGCACGTGCCGGCGCTGATCGCGGTGATGCTGTTCGCATTCTGGAAGAACGTCGGCTACTACATGGTGCTTTATCTGGTGGGCCTTGCCGCCATCCCGCGCGAGCTGACCGAGGCCGCAGTGCTCGATGGGGCCGGCCCACGCGCGCGCTTCATCCATATCACGCTGCCGATGCTGGCACCGGTGATTGTGCTGTGCACGTTGCTGTCGACCATTGCCGCGCTCAAGACCTTCCAGGAAGTGCTGACGTTGACGGGGGGCTCGGGCGAGACCGTGACTGCGCTCTATTTCGTCTACAACATGGCGTTTTCCGGTTTCAACTTCGGCGCGGCCGGTGCTGCAGCCCTGCTGTTCACCTTGGTCTGCCTTGCCGTGGCACTGGTGCAAGTGCGGGTGATGGGGCGCCACAACCCGTTCCGGAGGCCGGCATGA
- a CDS encoding GNAT family N-acetyltransferase, producing the protein MSAVTLQPVTRGNWQGCAALQVSAEQRRLFPFSVLEWIAESRFEPSFELWAIEVDAIPVGFAVLGEDEETAEHWVIALMIDARFQRLGYGRAAMQLLIAKLAARPGCRRVLLGHRPNNAAAAALYTALGFVEIDRDDHEIVRALALAEAT; encoded by the coding sequence ATGAGTGCGGTGACCCTGCAGCCGGTAACGCGCGGCAACTGGCAGGGCTGCGCGGCGTTGCAGGTCAGCGCCGAGCAGCGGCGGCTGTTTCCGTTCTCGGTGCTGGAATGGATCGCCGAGTCGCGGTTCGAGCCCAGCTTCGAGCTGTGGGCCATCGAGGTGGATGCCATCCCGGTGGGCTTTGCCGTGCTGGGCGAGGATGAGGAAACGGCTGAGCACTGGGTCATCGCGCTGATGATCGATGCGCGCTTCCAGCGCCTTGGCTACGGCCGCGCGGCGATGCAGCTGCTGATCGCCAAACTGGCGGCCCGCCCTGGTTGCCGCCGGGTGTTGCTGGGGCATAGGCCGAACAACGCCGCGGCCGCGGCGCTGTACACGGCGCTTGGTTTTGTCGAGATAGACCGGGACGATCACGAGATCGTGCGGGCACTGGCGCTGGCGGAGGCGACATGA
- a CDS encoding carbohydrate ABC transporter permease, with protein MRRQIAAWAGRYGAMSLFALFTLFPFLWALSVGLSTDPSGIWHFPASFVPHEPGTAWFRRVFAEMPFFTYVLNSFLLSAATVAGVLALTIPCGYALAQLDFLGRRALFAVMLLTLTLPSEVAIVPNFVTISRLGLVDSYLGAILPNLASAFGVFLMKQSFEQLPEEVIDAARVDGASEWRLLWRVAVPLNLPAIGTLAIFTLVTAWNDYLWPAVVLYTRAKLPISVGVFNDLTGPFAVSTSLVMAAVVMAVVPVIVLFAATQRLFLQPQALPLRG; from the coding sequence ATGAGACGACAGATCGCAGCCTGGGCCGGCCGCTACGGCGCGATGAGCCTGTTCGCGCTGTTCACGTTGTTTCCCTTTCTCTGGGCCTTGTCGGTCGGGCTATCGACCGATCCATCTGGCATCTGGCATTTCCCGGCGTCGTTCGTGCCGCATGAGCCCGGCACTGCATGGTTCCGCCGCGTGTTCGCGGAGATGCCGTTCTTCACCTATGTGCTCAATTCCTTCCTGCTGTCCGCCGCCACCGTGGCTGGCGTGCTGGCGCTGACCATCCCCTGTGGCTACGCGCTGGCGCAGCTGGATTTCCTCGGCCGGCGCGCGCTGTTCGCGGTGATGCTGCTGACGCTGACGCTGCCGTCCGAAGTGGCCATCGTGCCGAACTTCGTCACCATCTCGCGGCTGGGGCTGGTCGATAGCTATCTCGGCGCCATCCTGCCCAATCTCGCCAGCGCCTTCGGCGTATTCCTGATGAAGCAGAGCTTCGAGCAACTGCCCGAGGAAGTGATCGATGCGGCGCGGGTCGACGGCGCCAGCGAATGGCGGCTGCTGTGGCGCGTGGCGGTGCCGCTCAACCTGCCTGCCATTGGCACGCTGGCCATCTTCACGCTGGTCACCGCGTGGAACGACTACCTGTGGCCGGCGGTGGTGCTGTACACGCGTGCCAAGCTGCCAATCTCGGTAGGGGTGTTCAACGACCTGACCGGGCCGTTTGCGGTGTCGACCAGCCTGGTGATGGCCGCGGTGGTGATGGCGGTGGTGCCGGTGATCGTACTGTTCGCGGCCACGCAACGGCTGTTCCTTCAGCCGCAGGCGTTGCCGCTGCGGGGCTGA
- a CDS encoding Tim44 domain-containing protein yields MKRFLVAVFAVFIGFGVMANDAEAKRFGGGKSSGMQRSVDRNAAPQRSVDQAPAKQQPMQGAAPRKNSWLGPIAGLAAGLGLAALFSHLGMGEGMANFVMIALLALVAFIAIRFIMNRMRPKAPATAYAGAGHGTPSWQQQPAPQPQSFEPVARANEPVTPGAARDSVWQSAAQPVTVASLPPGFDKAGFEREAKLNFIRLQAAFDAGNLDDLREFTSPEMYAEVKLQLAERGSVAQTTEVVSIDAQVLDASQEASRYVTSVRFTGLVREEAGAAPVAVDETWHLTKPLDGRTGWVVAGIQQNG; encoded by the coding sequence ATGAAACGTTTCCTGGTTGCCGTCTTCGCCGTATTCATCGGCTTTGGCGTGATGGCCAACGATGCCGAGGCCAAGCGCTTCGGCGGCGGCAAGTCATCCGGCATGCAGCGCTCGGTGGATCGTAACGCCGCGCCGCAGCGCAGCGTCGATCAGGCGCCGGCCAAGCAGCAGCCGATGCAGGGTGCCGCGCCGCGCAAGAACAGCTGGCTTGGCCCCATCGCCGGCCTGGCTGCCGGTCTTGGTCTGGCCGCGTTGTTCTCGCATCTGGGCATGGGCGAGGGCATGGCCAATTTCGTGATGATCGCGCTGCTGGCCCTGGTCGCTTTCATTGCCATCCGCTTCATCATGAACCGCATGCGACCCAAAGCACCTGCCACGGCCTATGCCGGTGCAGGGCATGGCACGCCATCGTGGCAACAGCAGCCGGCGCCGCAACCGCAATCGTTCGAGCCGGTCGCCCGCGCCAACGAGCCGGTGACGCCGGGCGCTGCGCGTGATTCGGTGTGGCAGTCGGCTGCGCAGCCGGTGACTGTAGCCAGCCTGCCGCCGGGCTTCGACAAGGCCGGTTTCGAGCGCGAAGCCAAGCTCAACTTCATCCGCCTGCAAGCGGCGTTCGATGCCGGCAATCTCGATGATCTGCGCGAGTTCACCTCGCCAGAGATGTATGCCGAGGTGAAGCTGCAACTGGCTGAGCGTGGCAGCGTTGCGCAAACCACCGAGGTGGTCAGCATCGATGCCCAAGTGCTCGATGCATCGCAGGAAGCCAGCCGCTACGTGACCAGCGTGCGCTTCACCGGCTTGGTGCGCGAGGAAGCAGGCGCGGCGCCGGTCGCAGTCGACGAGACCTGGCACCTGACCAAGCCGCTTGATGGCCGCACTGGCTGGGTGGTGGCAGGGATCCAGCAGAACGGCTGA
- a CDS encoding peptidoglycan DD-metalloendopeptidase family protein: MTRRLRPSLCLLLAAMLWLAGCGSAPPAPISTGAATYRVKAGDTLYRIAKTHGRSVAELARWNGLADPTDIRVGQVLRVAPPTGSRPAGVKPTPRPGAPANPTPMPRPAASIRLVMPAQGELAGSFDGQRSKGIQIAGKRGSAIVAAAAGRVVYAGEGIRSYGKLLIIKHDNDYLTAYAHNANLLVGEDAVVRQGQQIATMGDTGASRVQLHFELRYQGRAIDPRPYLP, translated from the coding sequence GTGACCCGCCGCCTTCGCCCCTCGCTCTGCCTGCTGCTGGCCGCCATGCTCTGGCTGGCCGGCTGCGGCAGCGCGCCGCCCGCGCCGATCAGCACCGGCGCCGCCACTTACCGCGTGAAAGCAGGCGATACGCTCTACCGGATCGCTAAAACCCATGGTCGCAGCGTTGCAGAACTGGCGCGCTGGAACGGTCTGGCCGACCCCACCGACATCCGGGTGGGGCAAGTCCTGCGCGTCGCCCCGCCCACTGGCAGCCGCCCCGCCGGCGTCAAGCCGACACCTCGTCCCGGCGCACCGGCCAATCCCACCCCCATGCCCCGGCCTGCCGCCAGCATCCGGTTGGTGATGCCGGCACAGGGCGAGCTTGCCGGCAGCTTCGACGGCCAGCGCAGCAAGGGCATCCAGATCGCCGGTAAGCGCGGCAGCGCCATCGTCGCCGCTGCGGCCGGCCGGGTGGTGTATGCCGGCGAGGGCATACGCAGCTATGGCAAGCTGCTGATCATCAAGCACGACAATGACTACCTCACCGCCTACGCCCATAACGCCAACCTGCTGGTCGGCGAGGATGCCGTGGTGCGCCAGGGCCAACAGATCGCCACGATGGGCGATACCGGGGCCAGCCGGGTGCAATTGCATTTCGAGCTGCGCTACCAGGGCCGAGCCATCGACCCTCGCCCCTACCTGCCCTGA
- a CDS encoding carbohydrate-binding protein, with product MTNRRIGALALHAAIMMTASAWAHAAYPAWAEGNTYVAGTYVSYNGRDYQALITHTAYVGAGWNPAVTNTLWRDLGPSSGNPTPQPTPVATPTPRPTATPLPTATPRPATPTPVGQCSYVVWQAGVNYTLGTVVLYQGNYYRLKAVGTNGSDATTPTISTWYWEPTTCSGTATPTPRPTATPLPTATPTPRPATPTPVGQCSYVVWQSGVNYPLGTVVQYQGSYYRVKAVGANGSDATIPTISTYYWEPTTCSGTATPTPTPAGPTPTPGTARKIVGGYWPYWPTSQIRIRDVPTGYNLIYLFSATPVGGAPGTTGAVQWNAPGDGRGAATNLKADIQYARSTQGRKIILSVGGAGNGMSFPNRAKSQAFVDSVIGIYNQLGGFDGLDWNTFEADQTPDTSEMVWISQQLKARYPGFLISAPPAPWNARDKTFCRDMLVAGVLDYCAPQYYDGPNLAEVSYVVNNVNEWVALLGAEHVVVGFGVWNQTNYMSIDQATTAWNQIKASHPAIRGTFNWQIGTDETQGWPYATRMPPLVNP from the coding sequence ATGACAAACAGACGCATCGGCGCGCTTGCACTGCACGCGGCCATCATGATGACCGCATCAGCCTGGGCCCACGCCGCCTACCCGGCCTGGGCCGAGGGCAATACCTATGTGGCTGGCACCTACGTCAGCTACAACGGTCGTGATTACCAGGCCCTGATCACCCACACCGCCTACGTCGGCGCCGGCTGGAACCCCGCCGTGACCAACACGCTGTGGCGCGATCTGGGGCCATCGAGCGGCAACCCGACGCCGCAACCCACACCGGTGGCAACCCCGACGCCACGGCCCACCGCCACGCCGCTACCGACCGCCACCCCACGCCCCGCCACGCCAACACCAGTCGGCCAGTGCAGCTACGTGGTGTGGCAAGCCGGCGTGAACTACACGCTAGGCACCGTGGTGCTGTACCAAGGTAACTACTATCGGTTGAAGGCGGTCGGTACCAACGGCAGCGACGCCACTACGCCGACCATCAGCACCTGGTACTGGGAGCCGACCACCTGCTCCGGCACTGCCACCCCGACGCCACGCCCGACCGCAACCCCATTGCCCACAGCTACGCCAACGCCGCGTCCGGCCACGCCGACCCCGGTTGGCCAATGCAGCTATGTCGTCTGGCAAAGCGGCGTGAACTACCCGCTCGGCACCGTGGTGCAGTACCAGGGCAGCTACTACCGGGTGAAGGCGGTTGGCGCCAATGGCAGCGACGCCACCATCCCGACCATCAGCACCTATTACTGGGAGCCGACCACCTGCTCCGGCACAGCCACGCCGACCCCGACACCGGCAGGCCCGACGCCGACCCCGGGCACCGCCAGGAAGATCGTCGGCGGCTACTGGCCGTACTGGCCGACCTCGCAGATCCGCATCCGCGATGTACCTACCGGCTATAACCTGATCTATCTGTTCTCGGCCACGCCGGTTGGCGGTGCACCGGGCACCACTGGTGCCGTGCAGTGGAATGCACCGGGTGACGGCCGCGGCGCCGCGACCAACTTGAAGGCGGACATCCAGTACGCCCGTAGTACGCAAGGCCGCAAGATCATCCTGTCCGTCGGCGGTGCCGGCAACGGCATGAGCTTCCCGAACCGCGCCAAGTCGCAGGCCTTCGTCGACAGCGTGATCGGCATCTACAACCAGCTCGGCGGTTTCGATGGCCTCGACTGGAACACCTTCGAGGCCGACCAGACGCCGGACACCTCGGAGATGGTGTGGATCAGCCAGCAGTTGAAGGCACGCTATCCGGGCTTCCTGATCTCGGCGCCGCCCGCACCGTGGAACGCCCGCGACAAGACCTTCTGCCGCGACATGCTGGTGGCCGGTGTGCTCGACTACTGCGCGCCGCAGTACTACGACGGCCCCAATCTGGCCGAAGTCAGCTACGTGGTGAACAACGTCAACGAGTGGGTCGCCTTGCTGGGCGCAGAGCACGTGGTGGTCGGTTTCGGTGTGTGGAACCAGACCAACTACATGAGTATCGACCAGGCCACCACCGCGTGGAACCAGATCAAGGCCAGCCATCCGGCGATCCGCGGTACCTTCAATTGGCAGATCGGCACCGATGAAACCCAGGGCTGGCCCTACGCCACGCGCATGCCACCGCTGGTCAACCCCTGA
- a CDS encoding low affinity iron permease family protein, whose protein sequence is MQDPNWYTRFAKAAARISGRPWVFALAAAMIVLWVVTGPLFDYSDTWQLVINTSTTIVTFLMVFLIQNTQNRDTEAIQIKLDELIRVTRGAHNALLDLEELQEADLDAFHARYEALAKLARAQRQQGDLDTGIPEA, encoded by the coding sequence ATGCAAGATCCGAACTGGTACACCCGCTTTGCCAAGGCCGCCGCACGCATCAGTGGCCGGCCTTGGGTGTTTGCGCTGGCTGCGGCGATGATCGTGCTGTGGGTCGTCACTGGTCCGTTGTTCGATTACAGCGATACTTGGCAGCTGGTGATCAACACCTCCACCACCATCGTCACCTTCCTGATGGTGTTCCTGATCCAGAACACCCAGAACCGTGATACCGAAGCGATCCAGATCAAGCTCGACGAACTGATCCGGGTGACGCGGGGCGCACACAATGCCCTGCTCGATCTGGAAGAGCTGCAGGAAGCCGATCTGGACGCCTTTCACGCTCGCTATGAAGCGCTGGCCAAACTGGCCCGTGCGCAAAGGCAACAAGGCGATCTCGATACCGGCATACCGGAAGCCTGA
- a CDS encoding DUF1801 domain-containing protein, whose translation MAGKSPAPASTSGSPVLLSGGNPQIAKADGNAPVQAYIAAMPGWKHDVGRLLDALIERTVPDVQKAVRWNTPFYGIAGEGWFLAYHCLSKYVKVAFLNGTSLQPMPPVASKHEATRYCHIHEGDQLDEALLTSWIRQAASQPGERCF comes from the coding sequence ATGGCCGGCAAATCGCCCGCACCCGCAAGTACATCCGGTAGCCCCGTCCTGCTATCGGGCGGCAATCCGCAAATCGCCAAGGCCGATGGGAATGCGCCGGTACAGGCCTACATTGCCGCAATGCCGGGCTGGAAGCACGATGTCGGCCGCCTACTCGACGCGCTGATCGAACGCACGGTGCCGGATGTGCAAAAAGCGGTACGCTGGAACACGCCGTTCTACGGCATCGCCGGTGAGGGCTGGTTTCTGGCCTACCACTGTCTCAGCAAATACGTGAAAGTCGCGTTCTTGAATGGCACATCGCTGCAGCCCATGCCTCCCGTCGCCTCCAAGCATGAAGCCACCCGCTACTGCCATATCCACGAGGGTGACCAGCTCGACGAAGCATTGCTCACCAGCTGGATCAGGCAGGCCGCATCGCAGCCGGGCGAGCGCTGCTTCTGA
- a CDS encoding VOC family protein: MLASLHIQIPRAAETTGRGMVIMRLGFPLAQAVLAVTCVSGFLSDTGFIPFDSGCLAMPAFKPEQYNSVSPYLIVSDTAATIQFLQQAFDGALLRQYPGEAGRIMHAEVRLDDTVIMLADAHPDWPAVLAHVHIYVPDVDASYQRALAAGAASVQEPVQKADEDKRGGVKDIGGTTWWIATRIG, translated from the coding sequence ATGCTGGCGTCGCTTCACATTCAAATTCCGCGAGCAGCCGAAACGACAGGCCGCGGCATGGTCATCATGCGGCTCGGCTTTCCACTGGCTCAGGCCGTGTTGGCTGTCACGTGCGTTTCCGGTTTTCTATCCGATACTGGCTTCATTCCTTTTGATTCTGGATGCCTCGCCATGCCCGCTTTCAAGCCCGAGCAGTACAACAGCGTTTCGCCCTACCTGATCGTCTCCGACACTGCAGCGACGATCCAATTCTTGCAGCAGGCGTTCGATGGCGCGTTGCTGCGCCAGTATCCGGGCGAAGCCGGGCGGATCATGCATGCCGAAGTGCGGCTCGACGACACCGTGATCATGCTGGCGGATGCGCATCCGGATTGGCCAGCAGTGCTGGCCCATGTCCACATCTACGTGCCGGACGTGGATGCCAGCTACCAGCGTGCCTTGGCGGCGGGCGCAGCTTCAGTCCAGGAACCGGTGCAGAAGGCCGATGAAGACAAGCGCGGCGGGGTGAAGGACATAGGCGGCACCACGTGGTGGATTGCCACGCGAATCGGGTAA
- a CDS encoding alpha/beta hydrolase: protein MLFITNRFPKGSIQSRVGRPFAFDLKNNAPSNSIFFCERNADGSMVELGGMNFLTKLKGCPVRQVLLYIHGFSNLPETVFAAASEFQLLCDQKDDKEVVVVPVIWPCDNDLGIVQDYWDDQKSADFSAPSLARALCRFLEWRESSKNDPSDPCLKRINVLAHSMGNRVLRETLCAWDRYDLTSGVPLMFRNAFLVAADIENESIHRDQKGKLISDASRNVVVYFAADDLALRASKAANLKNKIASRRLGHTGPENFELTPQNVYCVDCDDVNNDYDPPKGHSYFRAKNDAMQPGKVFEHIFQCLQSGRVPIENPDRRLSILHEEAFS from the coding sequence ATGCTGTTCATCACAAATCGTTTTCCCAAAGGCTCCATTCAAAGCCGAGTGGGCAGGCCCTTTGCGTTCGATCTCAAAAACAACGCACCGAGCAATTCCATCTTCTTTTGCGAGCGAAATGCGGATGGCAGCATGGTCGAGCTGGGCGGCATGAATTTCCTGACCAAGCTGAAGGGCTGTCCAGTCCGACAGGTGCTGCTCTATATCCACGGTTTTTCCAATCTGCCTGAAACCGTATTTGCAGCAGCCAGTGAATTCCAGTTGCTGTGCGATCAGAAGGATGACAAGGAAGTGGTGGTGGTGCCCGTCATCTGGCCCTGCGACAACGACCTGGGCATCGTTCAGGACTACTGGGACGACCAGAAATCCGCGGATTTCAGCGCCCCCTCCCTCGCCCGCGCACTGTGCCGCTTCCTGGAGTGGCGCGAATCGAGCAAGAACGACCCGAGCGATCCCTGCCTCAAGCGGATCAACGTACTGGCCCACTCGATGGGAAACCGGGTGCTGCGGGAAACGCTCTGCGCCTGGGATCGGTACGACCTCACAAGCGGCGTGCCACTGATGTTCCGCAACGCCTTCCTGGTGGCTGCGGATATCGAGAACGAATCCATCCACCGGGATCAGAAAGGCAAACTGATTTCGGATGCATCGCGCAATGTCGTTGTCTACTTCGCGGCGGACGATCTGGCCCTGCGGGCCAGCAAGGCCGCGAATCTGAAAAACAAGATCGCATCGCGGCGGCTGGGCCATACCGGCCCGGAAAATTTCGAGCTGACGCCACAGAATGTATATTGCGTGGATTGCGACGACGTGAACAACGACTACGACCCACCCAAGGGCCATTCCTACTTCCGCGCCAAAAACGATGCAATGCAGCCGGGCAAGGTGTTCGAGCACATCTTCCAGTGCCTGCAATCCGGCCGGGTGCCGATAGAAAATCCGGATCGCCGGTTGAGCATCCTCCACGAGGAAGCGTTCAGCTGA